DNA from Microbacterium sp. SORGH_AS_0969:
GCGTCGTCGAACACGACGAACGGGGCGTTGCCGCCGAGCTCCATCGACGTGCGCAGGATGCCGGGAGCCGCCTGCTGCAGCAGCTTCACGCCGACCGGCGTGGAGCCGGTGAACGAGAGCTTGCGCAGGCGCGGGTCGGAGATGATGCGCTCCGAGACCGGGCCGGTGTTCGTCGTGGTGACGACGTTGACGACACCGGCCGGGACGCCCGCGTCCTGGAGGATCTGTGCGAAGAACAGCGTGGTGAGAGGGGTGAGGGTAGCCGGCTTGATGACCACCGTGCAGCCGGCGGCGAGCGCGGGGGCGATCTTGCGGGTGGCCATCGCGAGGGGGAAGTTCCACGGGGTGATGAGGTAGCAGGGACCCACCGGGTGATGCGTGACGATCATGCGACCGGTGCCCTCGGGGTTCGCGCCGTAACGGCCCTGCGTGTGCGCAGTGACCTCGCTGAACCAGCGCAGGAACTCCCCGCCGTAGACAACCTCGCCGCGCGCCTCGGCGAGGGGCTTGCCCATCTCGAGCGTCATCAGAAGGGCGATGTCCTCCTTGCGCTCCTGCAGCAGGTCGAAGGCGCGGCGGAGGATCTCGGCACGCTCCCGCGCCGGGGTCGCCGCCCACGACGGGAACGCCTCGGCCGCGGCATCCATCGCCTTGACGCCGTCATCCACGCTCGCATCGGCGATCTCGATCAGCACGTCGCCGGTCGCCGGGTCGTACACGGCGACGGTCTTGCCGCCCTCGGCCGCGCGCCACTCGCCGTTGATCAACAGGCCGGTGGGTACGGATGCCAGCAGCTCGCTCTCGCGCGAATCGGTCATGGGTCCTCCTGTGTCGGGGCGGGGCGTTCCCGCTCATTCTGGTCAGCGCGCGTCTCGGCGCCGATATACGTGGCGTACAAAGCGAGCTTCTGGGTCGCCACTGTGGACGGCTGGGGGTGGCGTGGTTGCGGGCGGGGGTGGTTGCGACCGTCGCGGTGGTCGCGGTGGTCGGGGCGTCGTCGCGCGGCCCCGACGCCGCCGTGTCACGCATAAACGCCATCCACTCGCATAAACACGGTGTGCTCGCGTTTCTGCGCGTCGATCGCGTTTATGCGGGGGATGCCACCGCCGCCGGCACGGCCATCACCCCCGCGAGGAACCGCTCGAGTCCCTCCGGCTCCGAGAGCGGCAGCACGTGCGCGACGTACTGGTCGGGACGCACCAGCACCACGGCCCCTTCGGCGCCGATGCCGCGCTCGGCGAAGATGTCGTTGCTCGTCCAGGCCGAGGGGGCGGCGGCGAACACCTTCTCGAGGTCGGTGAGACCGAGCGGTCCCGAGCGGGGGCGGAACAGCGACGGCACGTCGACGACGTCCTCCCATCGACCGGGATAGATCGCCTTCACGTCGAACACCGCGTCGAGGTCGGCTCCGGCGGGGGTGAACCTCTCCACGATGGCCCGCGCCTCCGCCGCCCAGGCGGGCAGGGCCGAGCCCTCGGCATCCGCGAACGCGTAGATCCGCCAGCGGCCGTCGGCCTTCGCGTGGTGCCCGAGGTGCACGGCGTTTCCGTCGCACACCCGCACGACCTCGACGCTCTTGAAGCGCTTGCCCACCGGGAATCCGGATGCCAGCTCCCCCGCCGCGTCCGCCGCGACGATCCGCGACGGGGCGTAGTGCGTGCCGAAGCCGGACGGGAACTCCGCGGTGGCGAGGTAGTAGGTCGCGAGGTCGTCGGGGTCGGTGATCTCGCCGGGCTTGCGGGCCATGAGCGACGACCACTCGCGATCGAAGTCGATGAGCTGCTGGGCGACCGGGCGGCGCTCCTCGTCGTAGGTGCGCAACAGCTCCGCGGGAGCGAGGCCCGTGAGCACGTGACCGAGCTTCCAGCCGAGGTTGAAGCCGTCCTGCATCGAAACGTTCATGCCCTGCCCGGCCTTCGCGCTGTGCGTGTGACACGCGTCACCCGTGAGGAAGACGCGAGGGCTGTCGAGATCGTCGACGAACTGATCGGTCACGCGGTGTCCCACCTCGTAGACGCTGTGCCAGGCGACCTGTTTCACGTCGATCGTGTACGGGTGGAGGATCTCGTTCGCTCGGCGGATGATGTCGTCGATCGGGGTCTGCCGCACGCGACGGTCGTCGTCGGCCGCGACTTCGCCGAGGTCGATGTACATGCGGCTGAGGTGTCCGCCCTCCCGCGGGATGTGCAGGATGTTGCCGGCGGCG
Protein-coding regions in this window:
- a CDS encoding NAD-dependent succinate-semialdehyde dehydrogenase — translated: MTDSRESELLASVPTGLLINGEWRAAEGGKTVAVYDPATGDVLIEIADASVDDGVKAMDAAAEAFPSWAATPARERAEILRRAFDLLQERKEDIALLMTLEMGKPLAEARGEVVYGGEFLRWFSEVTAHTQGRYGANPEGTGRMIVTHHPVGPCYLITPWNFPLAMATRKIAPALAAGCTVVIKPATLTPLTTLFFAQILQDAGVPAGVVNVVTTTNTGPVSERIISDPRLRKLSFTGSTPVGVKLLQQAAPGILRTSMELGGNAPFVVFDDADLDKAVDGAMLAKFRNIGQACTAANRFIVQRSVVEEFTRRVTERVQGMRIGRGTEEGVQIGPLIDDRAVDKAKTLVGDAVERGATVTTGGSPIDGPGTFFEPTVVSDVQPGSDILREEIFGPVLAIVPFDDEDDAVRLANDTEYGLVSYVFTESLARGQRMIDKLETGMMGLNVGVVSNAAAPFGGWKQSGLGREGGDEGIHEYLQTKYTLTANPYA
- a CDS encoding FAD-dependent monooxygenase, with product MQFHHHGYVSGDPRVQNAAGTGIDRPTDLPDRVDVLIVGSGPAGMLLAAQMSQFPQLTTRLIEKRDGRLALGQADGIQPRSVETFQAFGFADRITAEAYNIGWMNFWAPDPDDPRRIIRTTRTEDYGYKISEFPHLIVNQARVLDYFAEAAANGPARITPDYGVEFVGLTVHDDDVEVRVRTSQGERLVRAKYVVGCDGARSGVRQAIGRTHVGAAAQHAWGVMDVLVETDFPDWRIKCAINAAAGNILHIPREGGHLSRMYIDLGEVAADDDRRVRQTPIDDIIRRANEILHPYTIDVKQVAWHSVYEVGHRVTDQFVDDLDSPRVFLTGDACHTHSAKAGQGMNVSMQDGFNLGWKLGHVLTGLAPAELLRTYDEERRPVAQQLIDFDREWSSLMARKPGEITDPDDLATYYLATAEFPSGFGTHYAPSRIVAADAAGELASGFPVGKRFKSVEVVRVCDGNAVHLGHHAKADGRWRIYAFADAEGSALPAWAAEARAIVERFTPAGADLDAVFDVKAIYPGRWEDVVDVPSLFRPRSGPLGLTDLEKVFAAAPSAWTSNDIFAERGIGAEGAVVLVRPDQYVAHVLPLSEPEGLERFLAGVMAVPAAVASPA